In Candidatus Manganitrophaceae bacterium, one DNA window encodes the following:
- a CDS encoding PLDc N-terminal domain-containing protein, which yields MVVLVSLLVSLGCSFYLWRAARNVSEKLFWTIIIFVPILGPVFFAGFFNPPPMQPPKLRAGENRYPSSGGTSSGGCGGGPSSCS from the coding sequence ATTGTCGTATTAGTAAGCTTACTGGTCTCACTTGGATGCAGTTTTTATCTATGGCGCGCAGCTAGAAATGTGTCAGAAAAATTATTCTGGACAATTATTATCTTTGTTCCAATTCTCGGTCCCGTTTTTTTCGCCGGCTTTTTTAATCCACCCCCCATGCAACCTCCCAAGCTGAGGGCAGGTGAAAATAGATATCCTTCATCAGGAGGTACGTCATCGGGTGGCTGCGGGGGTGGCCCGTCCTCTTGTTCTTGA
- a CDS encoding Uma2 family endonuclease, translating to MIEIVAESTRKIDEVIKRKLYEQYSVSEYRVVDPELETVKVYRMTDQGCLRTAELSRETNDVLSTSLLPELQISLSHIFE from the coding sequence GTGATTGAAATTGTCGCTGAATCGACTCGGAAGATCGACGAGGTGATTAAGCGGAAGCTTTATGAGCAATATAGCGTCTCAGAATATCGGGTCGTTGACCCGGAGCTGGAGACGGTGAAGGTTTATCGGATGACCGATCAAGGTTGTCTACGCACCGCCGAGCTCTCCCGAGAGACGAATGATGTCCTCTCCACCTCCCTCCTTCCCGAACTTCAAATTTCTCTCAGCCACATCTTCGAGTAA
- the purD gene encoding phosphoribosylamine--glycine ligase has protein sequence MNVLVIGGGGREHALVWKIAQSPRVRKLYCAPGNPGIAAQAEIVPVAVDEVEKLLAFAKEKPIDLTVVGPELPLSHGIVDRFEAHGLRIFGPHRAAAEIETSKVFSKKLMQKYQIPTAAAEVVTLDEAYARITSIPMPVVLKVEGLAAGKGVVIARDLKEAKEGLDGFRSMGEAANRIILERYLKGIEATFFVITDGIRALPLASAQDHKRIYDGDQGPNTGGMGAISPTPRITPEIEAQVMERIIYPTLRGLAAEGTPYRGVLYAGLMLTSLGPHVLEFNARWGDPETQAVLPRLKTDWVDVMEAALDHRLDQMKLEWREEAAVCIVLASEGYPGPYQKGEVISGLDRIDLSDIVADVVVFHAGTARRGEEWITQGGRVLGVTALGKTVPEARRRAYQAVDCISFRGMQYRKDIGASAE, from the coding sequence ATGAATGTTCTTGTGATCGGAGGCGGAGGGCGGGAGCATGCGCTCGTTTGGAAGATCGCACAGAGCCCGCGCGTTCGCAAGCTCTATTGCGCGCCGGGAAATCCGGGGATCGCGGCGCAGGCCGAGATCGTCCCGGTCGCCGTCGACGAGGTCGAAAAGCTCCTCGCTTTTGCCAAGGAGAAACCGATCGATCTCACCGTCGTCGGGCCGGAGCTGCCGCTGTCGCATGGCATCGTCGATCGGTTCGAGGCGCACGGGCTTCGGATCTTCGGGCCGCACCGCGCCGCCGCCGAAATCGAGACAAGCAAGGTCTTCTCCAAAAAATTAATGCAAAAATATCAGATCCCAACCGCCGCGGCGGAGGTGGTCACTCTGGATGAAGCCTACGCTCGGATCACTTCGATTCCGATGCCGGTTGTTTTAAAGGTCGAGGGGCTGGCCGCCGGTAAGGGGGTGGTGATCGCCCGCGACTTGAAAGAGGCGAAAGAAGGGCTCGACGGCTTCCGGTCGATGGGAGAGGCGGCCAATCGAATTATTCTGGAGCGGTATCTCAAAGGGATCGAGGCGACCTTCTTCGTGATCACCGACGGCATCCGCGCCCTGCCGCTCGCCTCCGCGCAAGATCACAAGCGAATCTATGATGGCGACCAGGGACCGAACACCGGCGGGATGGGGGCGATCTCGCCGACGCCGAGAATCACTCCCGAGATTGAAGCGCAAGTGATGGAGCGGATCATTTATCCGACGCTGCGCGGCTTGGCGGCGGAGGGAACGCCCTATCGCGGGGTTCTCTATGCCGGGCTGATGCTTACGTCGCTCGGTCCTCATGTTTTAGAATTCAATGCCCGTTGGGGCGACCCGGAAACGCAAGCGGTTCTCCCTCGTTTGAAAACCGATTGGGTCGATGTGATGGAGGCGGCGCTCGATCATCGCCTCGACCAGATGAAGCTGGAATGGCGAGAAGAGGCAGCGGTCTGTATCGTCCTCGCCTCCGAAGGCTATCCCGGCCCCTACCAAAAAGGGGAAGTGATCTCCGGCCTTGACCGAATCGATCTATCCGATATCGTCGCCGATGTCGTCGTCTTCCACGCCGGAACCGCGCGGCGCGGGGAGGAGTGGATCACCCAAGGAGGGCGGGTGTTGGGTGTGACCGCGCTCGGCAAGACGGTTCCGGAGGCGCGCCGCCGCGCCTATCAGGCGGTCGATTGCATTTCCTTTCGGGGGATGCAATATCGGAAGGATATTGGGGCATCGGCGGAGTAG
- the purH gene encoding bifunctional phosphoribosylaminoimidazolecarboxamide formyltransferase/IMP cyclohydrolase — translation MGKIKRAILSVYDKEGIVEFAQGLQAMGVELLSTGGTFKLLKEKGVAVKEVSEHTGFPEMLDGRVKTLHPKIHGGILGRRDDPQHQAQMKAQGIEPIDLVAVNLYPFKATISKPNVTLEEAIENIDIGGPTMLRSAAKNYHDVAVIIDPKDYAAVLNEMKRSGGALSEEKRYDLAKKVFFTTSDYDRTIFSYLEGRVKKGEAFPDHLVLQFEKVQSLRYGENPHQQAAFYRELQRTEGGVAAAKQIWGKEMSYNNFLDTHSAFELVKEFKEPAAVIIKHNNPCGVATGASLVEAYKKAKATDPVSAFGGVAAFNRPLDAETAQEITSTFMEVIIAPTIAPEALPILQKKKDLRVLEAGSGSIASSNAGRLDFRRIGGGLLVQEIDSAMIDDPKALKVVSRRPPTPEELSAMLFAWRVCKHVKSNAIIFAKPGQTVGIGAGQMSRVDSVKLATMKAQMPTAGCVMASDAFFPFRDGVDAAAQAGITAVIQPGGSIRDQEIVQAADEHDIAMVLTGFRHFRH, via the coding sequence ATGGGAAAAATAAAAAGAGCAATCCTGAGTGTCTACGATAAAGAAGGAATCGTCGAGTTTGCCCAAGGGCTGCAGGCGATGGGGGTGGAACTTCTCTCGACCGGGGGAACGTTCAAGCTTCTCAAGGAAAAAGGCGTCGCCGTGAAGGAGGTCTCGGAGCATACCGGATTTCCGGAGATGCTCGACGGCCGGGTGAAGACGCTTCACCCGAAGATCCACGGCGGGATTTTGGGGCGGCGCGACGATCCCCAACACCAAGCTCAAATGAAGGCGCAGGGGATTGAGCCGATCGATCTCGTCGCGGTGAACCTCTACCCCTTCAAGGCGACGATCTCCAAGCCGAACGTCACGCTGGAAGAGGCGATCGAGAACATCGACATCGGCGGGCCGACGATGCTCCGCTCCGCCGCCAAGAACTACCACGATGTCGCCGTAATCATCGACCCCAAGGACTATGCCGCGGTCCTCAATGAAATGAAGCGCTCCGGCGGTGCCCTCTCGGAAGAGAAGCGGTACGATCTCGCCAAGAAGGTCTTCTTCACCACCTCCGATTACGACCGAACGATCTTCTCCTATCTGGAAGGAAGGGTGAAGAAGGGGGAGGCCTTCCCGGACCACCTCGTCCTCCAATTCGAAAAGGTTCAATCGCTCCGTTACGGCGAGAACCCGCATCAGCAGGCGGCCTTTTACCGAGAGCTCCAACGGACCGAAGGGGGTGTTGCCGCCGCGAAACAGATCTGGGGGAAGGAGATGTCATACAACAACTTCCTCGACACCCACTCCGCCTTCGAGCTGGTCAAAGAGTTCAAAGAGCCGGCCGCCGTCATCATCAAGCATAATAATCCTTGCGGTGTTGCGACCGGCGCATCGCTCGTCGAAGCATACAAGAAGGCGAAGGCGACCGACCCGGTCTCGGCCTTCGGCGGGGTGGCCGCCTTCAATCGGCCGCTCGATGCCGAGACGGCGCAGGAGATCACCTCCACCTTTATGGAAGTGATCATCGCCCCGACGATCGCACCTGAGGCGCTCCCGATTCTACAAAAGAAGAAAGACCTGCGTGTCTTGGAGGCGGGAAGTGGCTCGATTGCATCTTCGAACGCCGGCCGGCTCGATTTCCGCCGGATCGGCGGGGGATTGCTGGTCCAAGAGATCGACAGCGCGATGATCGACGATCCGAAGGCGTTGAAGGTCGTCAGCCGCCGACCGCCGACCCCGGAAGAGCTCTCGGCGATGCTCTTCGCCTGGCGGGTCTGCAAACATGTGAAGTCCAACGCGATCATCTTCGCAAAACCGGGACAGACGGTCGGCATCGGCGCCGGTCAGATGAGCCGGGTCGACTCGGTAAAGCTCGCGACGATGAAGGCGCAGATGCCGACCGCCGGCTGCGTGATGGCCTCCGATGCCTTCTTCCCCTTCCGCGACGGGGTCGATGCCGCAGCCCAGGCCGGGATTACCGCGGTGATTCAGCCGGGGGGGTCGATCCGGGATCAGGAGATCGTCCAGGCGGCCGACGAGCACGACATAGCGATGGTCTTGACCGGCTTCAGACACTTCCGACATTAA
- a CDS encoding isoprenylcysteine carboxylmethyltransferase family protein translates to MKNLARKITLKTIPVYLLLAALVYLARPKLSFFVFGLPLILAGEALRLWAAGHLSKNREVTTTGPYAYVKNPLYLGTFLIMVGFCLLASQWIILGVGLIGFFSYYAPFKKKAESDRLRKIFGSSWDEYDRSVPDYIPRWTPYEKRGRHPWEWSRVVSNSEHQTALVTAVGIIILSIRFFV, encoded by the coding sequence TTGAAGAACCTGGCTCGAAAAATCACCCTGAAGACGATTCCGGTCTATCTTCTCCTGGCCGCCCTGGTTTATCTGGCCAGGCCGAAGCTGAGCTTTTTTGTCTTCGGATTGCCGCTGATTCTTGCGGGAGAGGCGCTCCGTCTTTGGGCGGCGGGGCATCTCAGCAAGAACCGGGAGGTGACCACGACCGGTCCATACGCCTACGTGAAAAATCCGCTCTACCTCGGCACCTTTTTGATTATGGTCGGTTTCTGTTTGCTTGCCAGCCAGTGGATTATCCTGGGGGTCGGTCTTATCGGGTTTTTCTCTTATTATGCGCCCTTCAAAAAGAAGGCGGAGTCGGACCGGCTCCGGAAGATCTTCGGATCGAGCTGGGATGAATACGATCGGAGCGTCCCCGATTATATCCCTCGATGGACCCCTTATGAGAAGCGGGGCCGGCATCCCTGGGAGTGGTCCCGGGTGGTCTCCAACAGCGAGCATCAAACCGCCCTGGTGACGGCGGTGGGGATCATCATCTTATCGATTCGATTCTTTGTTTAA
- a CDS encoding 3-dehydroquinate synthase produces MKVEKVHLNLGANSYDIVIGNGVRNRLGRYLQELSLGGKVAIVTNPVVDRLYGAGVRKSLQAARFSPTTIRVRDGERYKTTDEVERIYDQLVHHRFERSSTLIALGGGVIGDMTGFAAATFLRGIRYVQVPTTVVAQVDASIGGKTGVDHPRGKNLIGAFHQPKLVCVDPSTLASLPKREFIAGLAEVVKYGVIQDAGFFRYLESNAAAILKMNPEKLYFCIKKSAAAKARVVAADERESGLRKILNYGHTLGHAVETLTGYRRYKHGEAVAIGMASAAKLSYLLGMTTLPVVQRQIALLRAFNLPTELPKLDPSSILEVMENDKKVAGGEIFFILPEKIGSVRIAPVDRKVLKAFLSA; encoded by the coding sequence GTGAAAGTCGAAAAAGTTCATCTTAATTTAGGTGCCAACAGCTACGACATCGTGATCGGAAACGGGGTCCGAAACCGGCTGGGAAGATACCTTCAAGAGCTGTCTCTGGGAGGAAAGGTGGCAATCGTCACCAACCCGGTGGTCGATCGACTCTATGGCGCAGGCGTTCGAAAGAGCCTCCAGGCGGCCCGCTTTTCGCCGACGACGATCCGCGTCCGGGACGGAGAACGGTATAAAACGACCGACGAGGTTGAGCGGATCTATGACCAGCTGGTTCACCACCGATTCGAGCGAAGCTCTACTCTGATCGCCCTGGGCGGCGGGGTCATCGGAGACATGACCGGGTTCGCGGCGGCGACCTTCCTGCGCGGCATCCGTTATGTCCAGGTGCCGACCACCGTGGTGGCGCAGGTCGATGCGAGCATCGGCGGAAAAACCGGCGTCGATCATCCGCGGGGGAAGAATTTAATCGGCGCGTTTCATCAGCCGAAGCTCGTTTGCGTCGACCCCTCAACCCTCGCCTCCCTCCCGAAAAGGGAGTTTATCGCCGGCCTGGCGGAGGTCGTGAAGTACGGGGTGATTCAGGACGCCGGTTTCTTCCGATACCTGGAATCGAACGCCGCGGCGATCCTGAAAATGAATCCGGAGAAGCTCTACTTTTGTATTAAAAAGTCGGCTGCAGCCAAAGCCCGCGTGGTGGCGGCGGATGAGCGGGAATCGGGGCTGAGAAAAATTCTAAATTACGGACACACGCTGGGCCATGCCGTCGAGACGCTGACCGGTTATCGAAGATACAAGCATGGCGAGGCGGTGGCGATCGGGATGGCGTCGGCGGCCAAGCTCTCTTATCTGCTCGGCATGACGACGCTGCCGGTTGTCCAGAGACAGATCGCGCTGCTCAGGGCATTCAACCTCCCGACGGAGTTGCCGAAATTAGACCCCAGCAGTATACTGGAGGTCATGGAAAATGACAAAAAAGTGGCCGGCGGAGAAATCTTTTTCATCTTGCCCGAGAAGATCGGCTCCGTTCGAATCGCGCCGGTCGACCGAAAAGTATTGAAAGCATTTTTGAGCGCATAA
- a CDS encoding shikimate kinase: MKNIVLLGFMGTGKSAVGRRLAGEFHYQFVDTDQVIEEKTQKKIAEIFSEQGEPAFRRLESEVVLTLADRTKCVISTGGGIVLNPANLEVLGRNGMLVLLRSTPEVIFKRVQKRVGQRPLLKSPDPLSEIKRLLAEREPFYQRADFALDTSEMSLADVVKQIKRKVLESESRKSSS, translated from the coding sequence ATGAAAAATATCGTATTGCTCGGTTTTATGGGAACAGGGAAGAGCGCCGTCGGGAGACGGCTTGCTGGGGAGTTCCATTATCAGTTTGTCGATACCGATCAAGTCATTGAGGAGAAGACGCAGAAAAAAATAGCGGAGATCTTCTCCGAGCAGGGGGAGCCGGCGTTCCGGCGTCTGGAATCGGAAGTGGTCCTCACCCTGGCCGATCGAACAAAATGTGTGATTTCAACCGGGGGAGGGATCGTTCTGAACCCGGCGAACCTGGAGGTGTTGGGCCGGAATGGCATGTTGGTCCTTCTCCGATCGACCCCCGAGGTGATCTTTAAGCGGGTACAAAAGCGGGTCGGACAGCGGCCGCTGTTAAAGTCGCCCGATCCCTTGTCGGAGATCAAACGGCTGCTGGCCGAACGAGAGCCCTTCTATCAGCGGGCCGACTTCGCCTTAGATACCTCGGAAATGAGTTTGGCGGATGTGGTTAAACAGATCAAGAGAAAGGTTTTAGAGAGTGAAAGTCGAAAAAGTTCATCTTAA
- the pilQ gene encoding type IV pilus secretin PilQ, with protein sequence MKTESAAPTEIVDIRVVNGAEKTEVVVAGQQAMIYTTFHLTDPNRLIVDLAGVSLGKFKEKIPVAEGPVHSILPVAGEENQVGRLEIEVDPSAETNVRTEGTNLIIDVSRAGLKTADTAAAKPAENATPEENKAVIQAPIREEQNLQPAKVVKSIRFDRKEDLQLVIASDGQLSPNVFLLDPKRLVIDLPNVKLASKMKAVPVKDQIVKQARIGLHSDKVRLVLDLAAPVIYTLHQEGNQFYVHIKAASSKPKKEKQETAPSSEVAAAVVSPPSPAPLAGMTLPKVEPPPVTLASADAKAEPVASPGSKAELKAETPAPAPSKPASKEEAPKTEVPAPPVAETAETAPESAEAPEEQGKSSDESEKKGKVDAVTSPKYVGRRVSLDFQDADIANVIRLISDVSNLNVVLGEDIKGKVTLKLINVPWDQALDMILKMNNLGQIREGNIIRIATLTNIARQQDEEAKAKETKVRAEDLQTRIIYVNYGKARDLVESMKKVLSTRGDLTIDDRTNALIVKDIEKNIDEIGRLVKKIDKETPQVVIEARIVQVAPTFNRSLGIQWGATLRDVRSPNVIGLSGGGGTPNAVFGTPDPSFAVNLPSAPNFGGLGFTFGRFTDNPFNLDLRLSAGESQGLTRVISTPKVSVLNNQEAKIEQGESIPFATTSQQGTQTTFVDANLTLLVTPHISPDGGIIMKVKVTKNAPAETRPGASGPSILRKEATTNVLVRDGETTVIGGIYETTKSDSISGIPYLMDIPVLGWLFKTTTKREDVSELLVFLTPRIMK encoded by the coding sequence GTGAAGACCGAATCGGCCGCTCCGACGGAGATTGTCGATATCCGGGTGGTGAACGGCGCCGAGAAAACCGAGGTGGTGGTGGCCGGTCAACAGGCGATGATTTACACCACCTTCCATCTGACCGATCCAAATCGCCTCATCGTCGACCTGGCCGGCGTCAGTCTCGGAAAATTCAAAGAGAAGATTCCGGTCGCTGAAGGCCCGGTCCATTCCATCCTTCCCGTGGCCGGCGAGGAGAACCAGGTCGGGCGTCTTGAAATCGAGGTCGACCCCTCCGCGGAAACCAATGTCCGGACCGAAGGGACCAATCTGATTATCGACGTTTCCCGCGCCGGTCTGAAAACGGCAGACACCGCCGCGGCGAAGCCTGCAGAAAATGCAACACCCGAAGAAAACAAGGCGGTGATCCAGGCGCCGATCCGGGAAGAGCAAAATCTCCAGCCTGCGAAGGTCGTAAAAAGCATCCGGTTCGATCGGAAAGAAGATCTTCAGCTCGTGATCGCCTCGGACGGACAGCTTTCTCCCAATGTTTTTCTCCTCGATCCGAAGCGGCTTGTCATCGACCTTCCCAACGTCAAGCTCGCCTCCAAGATGAAAGCGGTTCCGGTGAAAGATCAGATCGTAAAACAGGCCCGGATCGGGCTTCATTCCGACAAGGTCCGGCTCGTCCTCGATCTTGCCGCACCGGTGATCTATACCCTTCACCAGGAGGGGAATCAATTCTATGTTCACATTAAAGCGGCTTCCTCCAAGCCTAAAAAGGAGAAGCAGGAGACCGCTCCTTCTTCCGAGGTGGCAGCGGCAGTCGTCTCTCCTCCTTCCCCTGCGCCGCTCGCGGGGATGACCCTCCCGAAGGTGGAGCCGCCGCCGGTGACGCTGGCGAGCGCCGATGCCAAAGCCGAGCCGGTGGCCTCTCCCGGATCGAAGGCGGAGCTGAAAGCGGAAACGCCCGCTCCGGCGCCTTCCAAGCCGGCGTCCAAAGAAGAAGCACCCAAAACCGAGGTGCCGGCGCCGCCGGTTGCCGAGACAGCTGAGACTGCCCCTGAGAGCGCCGAGGCGCCGGAAGAGCAGGGAAAATCATCCGATGAGTCTGAGAAGAAGGGGAAAGTAGATGCAGTCACTTCGCCCAAGTATGTCGGGAGACGGGTCTCGCTCGACTTCCAGGATGCCGACATTGCCAATGTCATTCGCCTGATTTCCGATGTGAGCAACCTAAATGTCGTTCTCGGAGAGGATATCAAAGGGAAGGTGACGCTGAAATTGATCAACGTTCCTTGGGACCAGGCCCTTGATATGATTTTGAAGATGAACAATCTGGGCCAGATTCGGGAGGGGAATATCATCCGGATCGCCACGCTGACGAACATCGCCCGCCAACAGGATGAGGAAGCCAAGGCGAAGGAGACGAAGGTCCGGGCGGAGGATCTCCAGACGCGCATCATCTATGTCAATTACGGCAAGGCAAGAGACCTGGTGGAATCGATGAAGAAAGTCCTCTCGACCCGGGGAGATCTGACGATCGATGATCGAACCAACGCCCTCATCGTGAAGGACATCGAGAAAAATATCGATGAGATCGGGCGTCTGGTGAAGAAGATCGATAAAGAGACCCCTCAGGTGGTGATCGAGGCGCGCATCGTCCAGGTTGCACCGACCTTTAATAGAAGCTTGGGAATTCAGTGGGGAGCGACCCTGCGTGATGTGAGAAGTCCTAATGTGATCGGATTGAGCGGCGGCGGCGGAACGCCGAATGCGGTCTTCGGCACACCCGACCCCTCTTTTGCGGTCAATTTGCCTTCCGCTCCGAACTTCGGCGGTCTTGGATTTACCTTCGGTCGGTTTACCGACAACCCTTTCAACCTCGACCTCCGTCTTTCGGCGGGCGAGTCGCAAGGATTGACCCGGGTGATCTCCACACCGAAGGTCTCCGTCCTGAATAATCAGGAAGCGAAAATCGAGCAGGGTGAATCGATCCCGTTTGCGACCACCTCTCAGCAGGGAACGCAGACGACCTTCGTCGATGCGAACCTGACCCTTCTCGTTACCCCGCATATCTCTCCCGACGGAGGGATCATCATGAAGGTGAAGGTGACGAAGAATGCCCCGGCCGAGACCCGGCCCGGCGCATCGGGTCCGAGCATTTTGAGGAAAGAAGCCACCACGAACGTCCTCGTCCGGGATGGTGAGACGACGGTCATCGGCGGCATTTACGAGACCACCAAATCGGATTCGATCAGCGGGATTCCCTACCTGATGGATATCCCGGTCTTGGGCTGGCTCTTTAAAACAACGACCAAACGGGAGGATGTCTCCGAACTCCTCGTCTTCTTGACCCCCCGAATCATGAAATAA
- a CDS encoding pilus assembly protein PilP, with protein sequence MRNGRIFLNGALLSLGLLSFGCGEAAPPAVPKATPSPISAVVPKPKIEEAAPSTGLVKKEDPAALFQYNPEGRRDPFKSIIVASGKRTISESLPPLQRKELSEMRLIGIVWGNFGHGAIVQTPDGKGYPVRKGTRIGTNNGLVSQITNKEMVVEEKFQDIFGETKVRSVVMELHPQKEGLE encoded by the coding sequence ATGAGAAACGGACGCATTTTTCTAAACGGCGCCCTACTTTCCCTGGGGCTTCTCTCCTTCGGGTGCGGAGAAGCCGCTCCGCCGGCGGTGCCGAAGGCAACCCCGTCTCCCATCTCGGCGGTGGTGCCGAAGCCGAAGATCGAAGAGGCTGCTCCCTCGACGGGATTGGTTAAGAAAGAGGATCCGGCCGCCCTCTTCCAATATAATCCGGAGGGGAGAAGAGATCCATTCAAGTCGATTATTGTCGCCTCTGGGAAGCGGACGATCTCCGAGAGTCTTCCTCCTTTACAGAGAAAGGAGCTCTCCGAGATGAGGTTAATCGGCATCGTTTGGGGAAATTTCGGGCACGGCGCGATCGTTCAGACGCCGGACGGAAAAGGCTACCCGGTTCGAAAAGGAACGCGGATTGGAACCAACAACGGTCTCGTCAGCCAGATTACGAATAAAGAGATGGTGGTCGAGGAAAAATTTCAGGATATTTTTGGGGAGACCAAGGTGAGAAGTGTCGTCATGGAATTGCATCCCCAAAAGGAGGGTCTAGAATGA
- the pilO gene encoding type 4a pilus biogenesis protein PilO: protein MALNLERLKNLTNTQKFVSLVLIIVIASGAFVWFVFIPKSAEIAAFNSDIAELNNEINVHRTKVKRLDELVSENRELKHQLTQLKEQLPPEAEVEILLKQVSELGARTGLDFKLWRPAQRKPNASGLYVEIPVDVEVAGGYHALGVFFDKISKLPRIVNVSNIRMGSSKPDQHRVSIQTSFSATAFAVVEGGAAAPPPPVSEKGKTP from the coding sequence ATGGCATTAAATCTGGAACGATTAAAGAATTTAACGAACACCCAGAAGTTTGTTTCGCTGGTTCTGATTATCGTGATCGCCTCCGGCGCGTTTGTCTGGTTTGTCTTCATTCCGAAGAGCGCGGAGATTGCGGCATTTAATTCAGACATCGCGGAATTGAACAATGAGATCAATGTTCATCGAACCAAAGTGAAACGGTTGGATGAGCTGGTCAGCGAGAATCGGGAGCTGAAACACCAATTGACCCAATTAAAGGAGCAGCTCCCCCCGGAAGCGGAGGTGGAGATTCTCTTAAAGCAGGTCTCCGAGTTGGGAGCGAGAACCGGTCTCGATTTTAAGCTCTGGAGACCGGCGCAACGGAAGCCGAACGCCTCCGGACTTTATGTCGAGATTCCGGTCGATGTCGAGGTGGCGGGGGGATACCATGCGCTGGGGGTTTTCTTTGATAAAATCAGCAAGCTTCCCCGGATTGTGAATGTTTCGAATATTCGGATGGGAAGTTCAAAACCGGATCAGCATCGGGTCTCGATCCAAACCAGCTTCAGCGCAACGGCCTTTGCCGTGGTGGAGGGAGGGGCCGCCGCGCCGCCGCCTCCGGTTTCAGAAAAAGGAAAAACGCCATGA